In a single window of the Candidatus Saccharimonadales bacterium genome:
- a CDS encoding GtrA family protein, giving the protein MAKTNQNHRLLVQFAEYMVSGGVYFWAGYAAFAVFWSGLHWNLWWSTIVSNVFGWSVNFILQRYWVFKNKGLDKQQSQVTGRYIFITLVDFGMNYLILAGLKRVGISPYIGQFLSAGFFTVWNYLWYRFWVFPDKADKVNLKLTLARFFAHRAHSHSTARS; this is encoded by the coding sequence ATGGCAAAAACCAACCAAAATCACCGCTTGCTCGTCCAGTTCGCTGAATACATGGTTAGCGGCGGGGTATATTTTTGGGCTGGTTATGCTGCCTTTGCGGTTTTTTGGTCGGGCCTGCACTGGAATTTATGGTGGTCAACAATAGTCAGCAACGTTTTTGGCTGGTCGGTTAACTTCATATTGCAGCGTTACTGGGTATTTAAAAACAAAGGGCTCGACAAACAGCAGAGCCAGGTTACCGGCCGCTACATTTTTATAACACTGGTAGATTTTGGCATGAATTATCTGATTTTAGCCGGACTAAAGCGCGTTGGCATTAGTCCCTACATTGGCCAATTCTTGAGTGCTGGCTTCTTTACGGTTTGGAATTATCTTTGGTATCGTTTCTGGGTTTTCCCGGACAAAGCAGACAAAGTTAATTTGAAACTAACGCTGGCTCGCTTTTTTGCCCACCGAGCCCACAGCCATAGTACGGCACGGAGCTAA
- a CDS encoding O-antigen ligase family protein, whose translation MDIDFRVAKLARWLSFLAGLIIVLLPFHEFLAVWLGSNIGHLDLIRIWKEILLAVMAAPVGWLAWRAPSLRTWILKSWIFRLYAVYILLHLTVGWWSLSTHQVNRVSLIYALLINLRFIGFFFICLVLAAYNSWLKNNWIRLVVWPSGIVIVFALLQRLVLPYDFLKHFGYGPSTIPAYQTVDANLSYQRVQSTLRGANPLGAYLALIVSAVVINLKKNRNLKTLLLLAALLAMFYTYSRSAWVGLVLSLATLAYLAIKKLDRRLIYAVLAVVIVAGVGLFIFRNTQSVQDTLLHTSASSHKQSSNAARNSAIEQGVKDVYHQPLGRGPGTAGPASFRNSGHPARIAEDYYLQIGQEVGLEGLAVFLAINLLVAWQLWQRRADNLAKILLASLVGISFINLVSHAWADDTLSLLWWGLAGIACAPVILKSKNKHYGKNQPKSPLARPVR comes from the coding sequence ATGGATATTGATTTTAGAGTGGCTAAACTTGCCCGCTGGTTGAGTTTTCTCGCGGGCCTCATCATTGTTTTGCTGCCATTTCATGAGTTTTTGGCGGTTTGGCTGGGCAGCAATATCGGCCACCTGGATTTAATCCGTATATGGAAAGAAATTCTGTTGGCGGTTATGGCGGCGCCAGTAGGTTGGCTGGCTTGGCGGGCGCCAAGCTTGCGGACTTGGATCCTAAAGTCGTGGATCTTCAGATTGTACGCTGTCTACATACTACTGCATCTAACAGTCGGCTGGTGGTCTTTATCAACGCACCAGGTTAACCGAGTGAGTCTTATTTACGCATTGTTGATCAACTTGCGTTTTATCGGATTTTTCTTTATTTGCCTGGTGCTGGCTGCCTACAATAGCTGGCTAAAAAATAATTGGATACGCTTGGTCGTTTGGCCATCCGGTATAGTCATTGTCTTTGCCTTGTTGCAAAGATTAGTTTTGCCTTACGATTTTTTGAAGCATTTTGGCTACGGACCGTCCACAATTCCCGCTTATCAAACGGTCGACGCCAACCTAAGCTACCAGCGCGTGCAGTCAACTCTGCGTGGGGCTAATCCGCTCGGCGCTTATTTGGCGTTAATTGTTTCGGCCGTAGTAATTAACTTAAAGAAAAATAGAAATCTTAAAACTCTCCTGTTGTTGGCGGCACTTTTGGCAATGTTTTATACATATTCTCGTAGTGCGTGGGTGGGTTTGGTTTTGTCTTTGGCGACGCTTGCCTATTTGGCGATAAAGAAACTTGATCGGCGTCTAATTTATGCCGTTCTGGCCGTGGTCATTGTTGCTGGCGTTGGTTTATTTATATTTAGAAACACTCAGTCGGTACAAGATACTTTGCTGCACACTAGCGCTAGCTCACACAAACAAAGCTCTAATGCGGCGCGCAACTCGGCTATAGAGCAGGGCGTTAAGGATGTTTACCACCAGCCATTAGGTCGAGGGCCGGGAACCGCTGGGCCGGCAAGCTTTAGAAATAGCGGTCACCCGGCACGTATTGCCGAAGATTACTATTTGCAAATCGGCCAGGAGGTCGGGCTGGAAGGGCTAGCTGTCTTTTTGGCCATAAATCTTTTGGTGGCTTGGCAATTGTGGCAAAGACGGGCCGACAATCTAGCCAAGATTTTGCTGGCCAGCTTGGTGGGAATTAGCTTTATCAACCTGGTTTCGCACGCCTGGGCGGATGATACCCTGAGTTTGCTCTGGTGGGGACTAGCTGGGATTGCTTGCGCGCCTGTTATACTAAAATCAAAGAATAAGCACTATGGCAAAAACCAACCAAAATCACCGCTTGCTCGTCCAGTTCGCTGA
- a CDS encoding adenylyltransferase/cytidyltransferase family protein, whose product MSKSWGAPIVNFKEFERLRPKLGKIVATSGGYDPIHPGHISLIIDSRKYGDTVVVIVNGDDFLKAKKGKPFQNLETRCLIVSGIKEVDYVIPAITETDMSVNQALAAVRPHVYTKGGDTVDPSTIREWDVCQKYNIEVVFGVGEDKQWSSSWFLKDWDDAKESRV is encoded by the coding sequence ATGAGCAAATCTTGGGGAGCGCCAATAGTTAACTTTAAAGAGTTTGAGCGCTTGCGACCAAAGCTAGGCAAAATTGTAGCTACCAGCGGCGGCTACGACCCAATTCACCCCGGGCATATCAGTCTAATTATTGATAGCCGAAAATATGGAGATACGGTCGTAGTTATAGTGAACGGCGATGATTTTTTGAAAGCAAAAAAAGGCAAGCCGTTCCAAAACCTAGAAACCCGCTGCCTGATTGTCAGCGGCATAAAAGAAGTAGATTATGTGATACCGGCTATAACTGAAACCGACATGAGCGTCAACCAGGCGCTGGCAGCCGTCCGGCCGCACGTCTATACCAAGGGCGGAGATACGGTTGATCCGTCGACCATTCGTGAATGGGACGTCTGTCAAAAATATAATATCGAAGTTGTTTTTGGCGTGGGCGAAGATAAGCAATGGTCGTCCAGCTGGTTCCTAAAAGACTGGGACGACGCCAAAGAAAGTCGTGTCTAA
- a CDS encoding MDR family MFS transporter: MIKKLTKKLSSATAAPAPQDLHGERSHSEIMVVMTSLMLVMLLAALDQTIVSTALPKIATDLNGLNKYSWVATSYLLTSAIVTPIYGKIGDLLGRKKIFQTAIIIFLVGSALCGLARNMDQLVAFRALQGIGAGGLMSLILAIIGDVIPPRQRGRYQGYFGGVFGVASVIGPLLGGFFADAHSIFGVAGWRWIFYINLPIGIVALSAVASRLHLPAIRREHKIDYAGAAMMSISVISLILVTVWAGVTYAWSSPQIISLLASTIVFGALFAWHERRAEEPLIPMHLFKNDIFSVSVILSLLTGLAMFAAILYIPQYQQVVRGYSPTKSGLYTIPLVIGMLTASITSGRLITKFGRYKPFPIFGTLMLVLGMWLFSHVSLTTSALALSAWMVVIGLGLGSFMQVATLAVQNSVERSQMGTATSSTTFFRSIGSSLGGAIFGTVLISRLTHHLSQNLPAASASQISTQNITTGGTSQLAHLPPQVQHDVLQAFVSSFHDMFLIGIPFALAAFITALFLREAPLRGSNAVEPKEEAQDVRAHTPVEF; this comes from the coding sequence ATGATAAAAAAATTAACTAAAAAACTAAGTTCGGCAACGGCCGCGCCGGCGCCCCAGGATTTGCACGGCGAGCGCAGCCATTCCGAGATCATGGTAGTCATGACCTCGCTAATGCTAGTTATGCTGTTAGCTGCTCTTGACCAGACTATCGTTTCTACGGCCTTGCCAAAGATAGCCACCGATTTAAACGGCCTCAATAAATATTCTTGGGTAGCCACTTCTTATCTACTAACTAGCGCAATCGTTACTCCAATTTACGGTAAGATCGGCGACCTCTTGGGCCGCAAAAAGATTTTCCAGACGGCTATTATTATCTTTTTGGTTGGCTCGGCCCTGTGTGGCCTAGCCCGAAACATGGACCAGCTGGTGGCTTTCCGAGCCTTGCAGGGCATCGGCGCCGGCGGACTAATGAGCCTGATTCTCGCGATTATTGGCGATGTTATTCCGCCCCGGCAACGTGGCCGTTACCAAGGTTATTTTGGCGGCGTTTTTGGTGTCGCGAGCGTCATTGGGCCGCTGCTTGGCGGCTTCTTTGCCGACGCCCACTCTATCTTTGGCGTCGCCGGATGGCGCTGGATTTTCTATATCAACTTGCCAATCGGCATAGTTGCTCTGTCGGCCGTCGCTTCTCGCTTACACTTGCCGGCCATTCGACGCGAACACAAAATTGACTACGCTGGCGCTGCCATGATGAGCATATCGGTCATTAGCTTGATATTAGTAACTGTTTGGGCAGGCGTAACTTACGCTTGGAGCAGTCCGCAAATAATCAGTTTGCTGGCTAGCACCATCGTTTTTGGAGCACTGTTCGCCTGGCACGAACGCCGAGCCGAAGAACCGTTAATACCAATGCATCTGTTCAAGAATGATATCTTCTCGGTGTCGGTAATACTATCTTTGCTTACCGGTTTGGCCATGTTCGCTGCCATTCTCTACATTCCTCAGTACCAGCAAGTTGTTCGCGGCTACTCACCAACCAAGTCCGGCCTCTACACCATTCCGCTAGTTATTGGAATGCTGACAGCGTCCATAACTTCTGGCCGTTTGATCACCAAGTTCGGTCGCTATAAGCCGTTTCCGATCTTTGGCACTTTGATGCTGGTTCTTGGCATGTGGCTGTTCAGTCACGTTAGCCTAACCACCAGCGCGCTGGCTTTATCGGCCTGGATGGTGGTTATCGGTCTTGGCCTCGGATCGTTTATGCAAGTTGCCACGCTGGCCGTTCAAAACTCGGTGGAGCGATCGCAAATGGGTACGGCAACCTCCAGTACTACCTTCTTTCGTAGTATCGGCAGTAGTTTGGGCGGTGCGATTTTTGGTACAGTTCTCATCTCCAGACTAACTCATCATCTAAGTCAAAACTTGCCCGCTGCGTCGGCCAGCCAGATTTCGACCCAGAATATCACCACGGGCGGAACGTCTCAGCTAGCCCACCTGCCTCCGCAGGTTCAGCACGACGTTTTGCAGGCCTTTGTCAGCTCTTTCCACGATATGTTCTTGATCGGTATCCCGTTTGCGCTGGCTGCATTCATCACTGCTCTGTTTTTGCGCGAAGCGCCTTTGCGCGGCAGTAACGCAGTCGAACCCAAAGAAGAAGCCCAGGACGTCCGCGCCCACACTCCTGTTGAATTTTAG
- a CDS encoding glycosyltransferase, translating to MAKSKVAIVHDWFVGGGAEKVVLEIHKLYPEAPIYTSYISDEWRKRLEPAPIITGFLQKWPFSSMRKYLPILRIWWFSRLDFSDYDLVISSSGAEAKGIKTSQNTLHVNYCHAPTHYYWSRYDEYMQQPGFGRFDPVARLGLKLLVGPLRRWDYQAAQRPDYVIANSNFIKSEIKKYYGREAYVIHPPVDVERYGGNVDEPRRGFITAGRQTPYKRIALAVEACSQLSMPLIVTGKGPDNRRLKKMAGKSVTFMQADDEKLVHLFKTSQAFIFPGLDDFGIVAVEALAAGTPVIAYGQGGALDYVTKDTGLLFNEQTAKSLARALANFKPDSFNHEKIAKFASQFSAAEFRTKFSKFIAGL from the coding sequence ATGGCCAAGTCAAAAGTCGCGATTGTTCACGACTGGTTTGTTGGCGGCGGTGCCGAAAAGGTTGTTTTAGAAATTCACAAACTCTATCCAGAAGCACCTATCTACACATCTTACATTTCCGACGAATGGCGCAAGCGCCTAGAACCAGCACCTATAATCACTGGTTTTTTGCAAAAGTGGCCGTTCTCGAGTATGCGCAAATATCTACCAATCCTTAGAATTTGGTGGTTTAGCCGATTAGATTTTTCTGATTATGATTTAGTGATTTCTAGCTCTGGCGCCGAGGCTAAAGGCATTAAAACTAGTCAAAATACTTTACATGTTAACTATTGTCATGCGCCGACTCACTATTATTGGAGCCGCTACGACGAGTATATGCAACAACCCGGCTTTGGCCGGTTTGATCCTGTGGCCCGCCTGGGTCTCAAGCTGCTGGTTGGTCCTTTGCGCCGCTGGGACTATCAGGCCGCCCAGCGCCCAGACTATGTAATTGCCAACTCTAACTTTATTAAATCCGAAATCAAAAAATATTATGGCCGCGAGGCGTATGTCATTCACCCGCCGGTTGATGTCGAGCGCTACGGCGGCAACGTGGATGAACCCCGGCGCGGCTTTATAACGGCTGGCCGGCAAACACCATATAAGCGCATAGCTTTAGCGGTTGAAGCTTGCAGCCAGCTCAGTATGCCGCTCATTGTAACCGGCAAAGGCCCCGATAACCGACGTCTTAAAAAAATGGCCGGCAAAAGTGTTACATTCATGCAGGCCGACGACGAAAAGCTCGTTCATTTGTTTAAGACCAGCCAAGCTTTTATCTTCCCTGGATTGGATGATTTTGGAATTGTAGCCGTGGAGGCTCTGGCGGCTGGCACGCCAGTTATAGCCTACGGTCAGGGCGGCGCGCTGGATTACGTAACTAAAGATACGGGTTTATTGTTTAATGAACAGACCGCTAAATCACTAGCCAGGGCTTTAGCAAACTTTAAGCCCGATAGTTTCAACCACGAAAAAATCGCAAAGTTCGCTAGCCAATTTTCGGCCGCCGAATTCCGGACTAAATTTAGTAAGTTTATAGCCGGCTTATAA
- a CDS encoding phosphomannomutase/phosphoglucomutase, which yields MNELDKIFKAYDVRGLYPGQVNEQVAYLIGRAYAAALKPKKVAVGRDVRASGEKLKPELIRGLIESGVDVIDIGVITTDQLYFAVGNYGYGGGISVTASHNPSEYNGFKFAEAGGAPLGSEQLEAIKDWVLAKHQATVANKQGVASKKEIIEDYVEHLLSYVDAGKIKPYNILANANFGAVGRGVDILADRLGLKLEHLNWEQDGTFPKGPPNPLLPENRAEMSEALKKGAYDLGVAWDADADRCFLFAGDGTFIPSCYIIALLSEEVLKKQPGAKIIYDLTTSWPIKQSIESAGGVAIANRTGHTFIKRRMREESAVFAGESSGHYYFKKSFYADNGIVPLLLVMQLMSRGDKSLEELVAPLMQEFKVSGEINFEIANPQKIITVIEHELGTGAKIDRTDGVVIETKDWRMSVRSSNTEPLMRLNAESRSQDKLDRLIERVQEIIRQNS from the coding sequence ATGAACGAACTCGACAAAATTTTTAAGGCTTATGACGTCAGGGGGCTATACCCTGGTCAGGTTAATGAGCAGGTGGCCTACCTGATTGGCAGAGCCTATGCCGCTGCTCTTAAACCCAAAAAAGTCGCTGTCGGCCGCGACGTGCGGGCCTCCGGCGAAAAGCTTAAGCCGGAGCTGATTCGTGGCTTGATCGAGTCGGGTGTAGATGTTATCGACATTGGCGTCATCACCACCGACCAACTGTACTTCGCCGTCGGAAATTATGGTTACGGCGGTGGCATTTCTGTAACCGCCTCTCACAATCCCAGCGAGTATAACGGTTTTAAATTCGCCGAAGCCGGCGGTGCACCGCTTGGCAGCGAGCAGTTAGAGGCCATCAAGGATTGGGTGTTGGCCAAGCATCAAGCAACTGTAGCAAACAAACAAGGCGTTGCATCAAAAAAAGAAATTATTGAAGACTATGTTGAGCACTTACTCAGTTATGTGGACGCCGGCAAGATTAAACCCTACAACATACTAGCCAATGCGAACTTTGGTGCGGTTGGCCGAGGTGTTGATATACTAGCTGATCGCCTAGGGCTAAAGCTAGAACATCTTAACTGGGAGCAAGACGGCACATTTCCAAAGGGCCCACCAAATCCGCTGCTACCCGAAAACAGAGCAGAGATGAGCGAAGCACTGAAAAAAGGAGCTTACGACCTAGGCGTGGCCTGGGATGCCGACGCCGATCGCTGTTTTCTCTTTGCTGGCGACGGTACGTTTATACCCAGTTGCTACATAATCGCTCTGCTGTCGGAAGAAGTGCTCAAAAAGCAACCTGGCGCTAAAATTATTTACGATCTGACGACCAGCTGGCCGATAAAGCAATCGATTGAATCGGCTGGCGGAGTAGCTATCGCCAACCGCACAGGGCATACTTTCATTAAGCGCCGAATGCGTGAAGAAAGCGCCGTCTTCGCTGGTGAATCCAGCGGGCATTATTACTTTAAGAAAAGTTTTTACGCCGATAACGGCATTGTGCCGCTTTTGTTGGTAATGCAACTAATGAGTCGAGGAGATAAAAGTTTAGAAGAGCTCGTCGCTCCATTAATGCAGGAGTTTAAAGTCTCTGGCGAAATAAACTTTGAGATAGCCAATCCTCAGAAAATCATTACTGTAATTGAGCATGAACTGGGAACTGGTGCCAAAATCGACCGAACCGACGGCGTCGTAATAGAAACTAAGGATTGGCGCATGAGTGTCCGCTCGAGCAATACCGAACCGCTGATGCGCCTAAATGCCGAATCGCGCTCTCAAGACAAACTAGACCGGCTAATCGAGCGGGTGCAAGAAATTATCAGGCAGAATTCTTAG
- the glmS gene encoding glutamine--fructose-6-phosphate transaminase (isomerizing) yields MCGIVGYIGRKNAIEPVISGLEALEYRGYDSAGIAFLANGQINVIKKVGRVEQLAKAAGSTKSLPTLAIGHTRWATHGAPSIINAHPHASSDKTIQVVHNGIIENFAELRDRLEAEGYQFVSQTDTEVIPHLIDYYLKRDFDMPSAFERTLQDLRGAYAIAIINASDPDAIYAARLSSPLILGVGDNEYILASDPTAVMEHTKNVVYLDDHELVVVKRDGYHIKNINRDKKIRRDAELLDFDLEQASLGDYPNFMLKEIFEAPQTIRSATLGRIKPKSSTVKLGGLESISEQLKYIERIIIVACGTSYYAGLVGEYLIEELAGIPVEVQLASEFKYREEPLSRSTAVLAISQSGETADTIAALRKVEGSGVLRLGIVNAVGSTIARITDAGVYCHAGPERAVASTKAFIAQVTVLAEIALHLGHQPTNLFEPLLKELDELPRKAEVVLAQADAIKEIAEKFAGYKNFLYIGRRYNYPCALEGALKLKEISYIHAEGYAAGEMKHGPLAMIDENFATFAIAPDGSMMEKTYSNIEEIRARSGPVVALATKGNKSIKRIADEVIYIPDCLEQVQPILVAIVLQLFSYYVAISLGKNVDRPRNLAKSVTVE; encoded by the coding sequence ATGTGCGGAATTGTTGGTTATATTGGTCGTAAGAACGCTATTGAACCGGTTATTTCGGGCCTAGAGGCCCTGGAATATAGAGGCTATGATTCGGCCGGAATCGCTTTTTTGGCTAATGGCCAAATAAATGTCATCAAAAAAGTCGGCCGCGTAGAGCAACTAGCCAAAGCCGCTGGTTCTACAAAATCTTTACCGACTTTAGCTATTGGCCACACCCGCTGGGCTACCCACGGCGCACCGAGCATCATCAATGCTCATCCACACGCAAGTAGCGACAAAACTATACAAGTCGTGCATAACGGCATCATCGAAAACTTTGCAGAACTTCGCGATAGGCTCGAGGCCGAGGGCTACCAGTTTGTTTCTCAAACCGACACAGAGGTAATTCCCCATCTAATCGACTACTATCTCAAGCGCGATTTTGACATGCCGTCAGCCTTTGAGCGGACACTCCAGGATTTAAGAGGCGCCTACGCAATTGCCATTATTAACGCCAGCGATCCAGACGCTATTTATGCCGCCCGGCTATCCAGTCCGTTGATTCTGGGCGTTGGCGATAACGAATATATCCTGGCTTCCGACCCGACGGCGGTAATGGAACACACTAAAAACGTTGTCTATCTGGACGACCACGAGTTGGTTGTAGTAAAACGCGATGGCTACCACATCAAAAACATCAACCGCGACAAAAAAATAAGGCGCGACGCCGAGTTGCTGGACTTTGACCTTGAGCAAGCAAGCTTGGGCGACTACCCCAACTTTATGCTTAAAGAGATTTTTGAGGCACCTCAAACTATCCGCTCGGCCACGCTTGGCCGCATTAAACCAAAAAGTTCAACCGTGAAATTAGGCGGCCTGGAGAGCATTTCCGAACAGCTTAAATATATCGAGCGGATAATAATTGTGGCCTGCGGCACATCCTATTACGCTGGCCTGGTGGGCGAGTACCTTATAGAAGAGTTAGCTGGCATTCCGGTAGAAGTTCAACTTGCTAGCGAATTCAAATATCGCGAGGAACCCTTGAGCCGCAGCACGGCTGTTTTGGCAATATCGCAATCCGGCGAAACGGCCGATACGATTGCCGCTTTGAGGAAGGTTGAGGGCTCTGGGGTCTTGAGGCTCGGGATTGTTAACGCTGTTGGTTCGACCATCGCTCGCATAACTGATGCTGGCGTTTACTGCCACGCCGGACCAGAGCGAGCCGTTGCCAGCACAAAAGCATTCATCGCCCAAGTTACAGTGCTCGCCGAAATTGCTCTGCACTTGGGTCATCAGCCAACCAACCTTTTTGAACCGTTACTTAAGGAGCTCGATGAGCTGCCGCGTAAAGCCGAGGTGGTGCTGGCTCAGGCCGACGCTATTAAAGAAATTGCCGAAAAATTTGCCGGCTATAAAAACTTCTTATACATTGGGCGGCGATATAACTACCCTTGCGCCCTGGAGGGCGCACTGAAGCTAAAAGAAATCAGCTATATTCACGCCGAGGGTTACGCTGCCGGCGAGATGAAGCACGGACCGCTGGCTATGATCGATGAAAACTTCGCCACCTTCGCTATCGCGCCGGATGGCTCTATGATGGAAAAAACGTACTCTAATATTGAGGAAATCCGCGCCAGGTCTGGACCAGTGGTCGCCCTGGCCACAAAAGGCAATAAATCAATTAAAAGAATCGCCGACGAGGTTATTTACATTCCTGACTGCCTGGAACAGGTTCAGCCAATTCTAGTAGCAATTGTATTGCAGCTGTTCTCGTATTACGTGGCGATCAGCTTGGGCAAAAATGTCGATCGTCCACGCAATTTGGCAAAGTCGGTTACGGTAGAATAA
- a CDS encoding helix-turn-helix domain-containing protein, with translation MLKNLGFSEAEGETFWALMNLETVSIRKVAAASGINRGTTYEAIKSLVAAGLVTARKVGAREYFTAESPDKINDLIRDKRKDLLQVQQDAQKLIPELLARKARPKGRPLVKYYEDDEGVVTILRDVLQTCGQLDKPEYRVYSSRPLRQYLYRKFPQFTDRRVREGIAVKVIAVGEGGDPAEVSERKWLPEPAGGEISSYAIIYGDKVANISISSDFTPYGVVIEDAGAAAMQRLLFDKLWRSL, from the coding sequence GTGCTTAAGAATTTAGGCTTTTCTGAAGCCGAAGGCGAGACATTTTGGGCGCTCATGAATCTAGAAACCGTTTCAATTCGCAAAGTGGCGGCCGCTAGCGGTATTAATCGAGGCACGACCTACGAAGCAATTAAGAGCCTGGTTGCAGCCGGCCTGGTCACGGCCCGTAAAGTCGGCGCGCGCGAATACTTTACCGCCGAATCTCCAGATAAAATTAATGATTTGATTCGCGACAAGCGCAAGGATTTATTGCAAGTCCAGCAAGACGCCCAAAAATTAATTCCAGAGCTTTTGGCCCGTAAAGCTCGGCCCAAAGGCCGGCCGCTAGTTAAGTATTACGAAGACGATGAAGGCGTGGTGACAATCCTACGGGATGTGTTGCAAACTTGCGGCCAGCTAGATAAGCCGGAATACCGCGTTTATTCGTCACGGCCTCTGCGCCAGTATTTATACCGCAAGTTCCCGCAATTTACGGATCGCCGGGTGCGTGAGGGCATTGCCGTAAAAGTGATTGCTGTTGGTGAGGGCGGCGACCCGGCAGAAGTAAGCGAACGTAAGTGGCTGCCGGAACCAGCTGGCGGCGAGATCTCAAGCTACGCAATTATTTATGGCGATAAAGTAGCTAATATCTCGATTTCCAGCGACTTCACGCCTTACGGAGTGGTGATCGAAGACGCTGGTGCTGCCGCTATGCAGCGCTTATTATTCGATAAGCTTTGGCGATCTTTATAA
- a CDS encoding sugar transferase — MKSNASLIYSLCLVVGDYLAVLAAFAAAFFIRGHLSKVPVAHPISGTTYLGAFLALLPFWILLFGLLGLYSNNIYEKRFREMGRLLVGSFVGLLFIISYGYAVNRQIFPARLVPVYGFGLAFLFLIFFRNFVRMLRSILFAYDIGITNLLIIGDTKVARELVGALANNKVSGYRIVGVIGSKSRTAERFPHLKTFSSLEEATKDLKANDIHAILQTELYADNLKNNEILEFAQVHHIAFRFVPGNSELFVGNIDVELFRSSVPVIAVHQTPLIGWGRVVKRVCDFIFASLLLIVTSPLFLLITLLELVSGGGSIFFRQVRLTRFDQEFKVFKFRTQYRKYDGTTPEEAFAMMGQPELARQYRANGDYLPKDPRITPIGKWLRASSLDELPQLINIFRGDLSFVGPRALIPQELSLYEQRHTILAVKSGLTGLAQVSGRRDISFEERRNLDIYYVQNWSLWLDISIVIKTIRAVLSRSGAF; from the coding sequence ATGAAAAGCAACGCCTCGCTAATTTACAGTTTGTGCCTAGTGGTGGGCGATTATCTGGCCGTATTGGCAGCTTTTGCTGCAGCCTTTTTCATTCGCGGCCACTTAAGCAAGGTGCCGGTTGCTCACCCGATTAGCGGGACTACTTATTTAGGAGCTTTTCTGGCGCTGTTGCCGTTTTGGATTCTACTATTTGGTTTACTGGGCCTCTATAGCAATAACATTTACGAGAAGCGTTTCCGCGAAATGGGACGCTTGCTAGTTGGATCCTTTGTCGGCCTACTGTTTATTATCAGCTATGGTTACGCCGTTAATCGCCAAATTTTCCCGGCCCGGTTAGTGCCGGTGTACGGTTTTGGTTTGGCATTTCTGTTCCTGATTTTCTTCCGCAATTTTGTCCGCATGCTACGCAGCATTCTTTTTGCCTATGATATTGGAATCACCAATCTGCTCATTATTGGCGACACTAAAGTTGCCCGCGAATTAGTAGGCGCTCTTGCCAACAACAAGGTTTCCGGCTACCGGATAGTGGGAGTGATTGGCAGCAAAAGCCGCACAGCCGAAAGATTCCCTCATTTAAAAACGTTTTCGTCGCTTGAGGAAGCTACCAAAGATCTAAAGGCCAACGATATTCACGCTATTTTGCAAACCGAACTTTATGCTGACAACCTTAAAAATAACGAGATTTTAGAATTTGCCCAAGTGCATCATATTGCCTTTCGTTTCGTACCTGGCAACAGTGAGTTGTTTGTCGGCAATATCGATGTTGAGCTGTTCCGTTCATCCGTGCCGGTTATTGCCGTCCACCAAACGCCGCTCATTGGGTGGGGCCGAGTGGTTAAACGCGTTTGCGATTTTATTTTTGCCTCACTGCTACTAATCGTAACTTCGCCGCTTTTCTTACTTATAACCTTACTCGAACTAGTTAGCGGCGGTGGCTCGATCTTCTTCCGCCAAGTGCGCTTGACTCGGTTTGATCAGGAGTTTAAAGTTTTTAAATTCCGCACACAATACAGAAAATATGATGGCACCACACCAGAGGAAGCTTTTGCCATGATGGGGCAACCGGAACTTGCCCGGCAGTATCGGGCCAACGGCGACTACTTGCCCAAAGATCCACGCATTACACCAATCGGTAAATGGCTGCGTGCTTCCAGTCTTGATGAGTTGCCGCAGCTTATAAATATTTTTCGCGGCGATTTAAGTTTTGTTGGTCCGCGGGCCTTAATTCCCCAGGAGCTATCGTTGTATGAGCAGCGCCACACGATCCTGGCTGTTAAGTCCGGATTGACCGGGCTCGCCCAGGTCTCGGGCCGGCGTGACATTAGCTTTGAAGAGCGTCGCAATCTGGACATTTATTACGTTCAGAATTGGAGTCTGTGGCTCGATATCAGCATTGTCATCAAAACCATCAGAGCCGTACTTTCGCGCAGCGGAGCTTTTTAA